One segment of Borreliella burgdorferi B31 DNA contains the following:
- the ospC gene encoding outer surface protein OspC, which produces MKKNTLSAILMTLFLFISCNNSGKDGNTSANSADESVKGPNLTEISKKITDSNAVLLAVKEVEALLSSIDEIAAKAIGKKIHQNNGLDTENNHNGSLLAGAYAISTLIKQKLDGLKNEGLKEKIDAAKKCSETFTNKLKEKHTDLGKEGVTDADAKEAILKTNGTKTKGAEELGKLFESVEVLSKAAKEMLANSVKELTSPVVAESPKKP; this is translated from the coding sequence ATGAAAAAGAATACATTAAGTGCAATATTAATGACTTTATTTTTATTTATATCTTGTAATAATTCAGGGAAAGATGGGAATACATCTGCAAATTCTGCTGATGAGTCTGTTAAAGGGCCTAATCTTACAGAAATAAGTAAAAAAATTACGGATTCTAATGCGGTTTTACTTGCTGTGAAAGAGGTTGAAGCGTTGCTGTCATCTATAGATGAAATTGCTGCTAAAGCTATTGGTAAAAAAATACACCAAAATAATGGTTTGGATACCGAAAATAATCACAATGGATCATTGTTAGCGGGAGCTTATGCAATATCAACCCTAATAAAACAAAAATTAGATGGATTGAAAAATGAAGGATTAAAGGAAAAAATTGATGCGGCTAAGAAATGTTCTGAAACATTTACTAATAAATTAAAAGAAAAACACACAGATCTTGGTAAAGAAGGTGTTACTGATGCTGATGCAAAAGAAGCCATTTTAAAAACAAATGGTACTAAAACTAAAGGTGCTGAAGAACTTGGAAAATTATTTGAATCAGTAGAGGTCTTGTCAAAAGCAGCTAAAGAGATGCTTGCTAATTCAGTTAAAGAGCTTACAAGCCCTGTTGTGGCAGAAAGTCCAAAAAAACCTTAA